In one window of Hevea brasiliensis isolate MT/VB/25A 57/8 chromosome 10, ASM3005281v1, whole genome shotgun sequence DNA:
- the LOC110634505 gene encoding probable methyltransferase At1g27930, translating into MKNYRHYLLQKSWLIGVAIGGLLISGLILSGLIHSGETTFLCSSASSRTRTMAEYAATPIQLQAIVHYATSKIVPQQSLGEISVTFDVLKALAPCKFLVFGLGHDSLMWNSLNPRGTTIFLEEDPKWVQTVLKHAPTLQAHTVKYRTQLQEADRLLATYRSEPYCSPSKAYLRGNYKCKLALTGLPDAVYDKEWDLIMIDAPRGYFAEAPGRMAAIFSAAVMARARKGSGVTHVFLHDINRKVEKVYAEEFLCRKYLVKGVGRLWHFEIPPAANATTAGGEWFC; encoded by the coding sequence ATGAAGAATTATAGACATTATCTGCTCCAAAAATCGTGGCTTATCGGTGTGGCCATCGGAGGTCTACTAATAAGCGGACTGATACTATCCGGCCTCATACACTCCGGTGAGACCACCTTCCTCTGCTCCTCGGCCAGCTCCAGAACTCGTACTATGGCAGAGTATGCGGCGACGCCGATCCAGCTCCAAGCCATCGTCCACTATGCCACCTCAAAAATCGTCCCACAGCAATCTTTGGGTGAAATCTCCGTCACCTTCGACGTCCTCAAGGCTCTCGCACCTTGCAAATTCCTCGTCTTTGGTCTCGGGCATGACTCTCTCATGTGGAATTCGCTCAATCCACGTGGCACCACCATATTCCTCGAAGAAGACCCAAAATGGGTGCAAACCGTCCTCAAACACGCCCCTACTCTCCAGGCTCACACCGTAAAGTACCGGACGCAGCTTCAGGAGGCAGACCGGCTTCTCGCCACGTACCGGAGCGAACCATACTGTTCGCCAAGTAAAGCATATTTGCGCGGTAACTATAAGTGCAAGCTCGCATTGACTGGATTACCGGACGCAGTGTACGATAAGGAGTGGGATCTGATCATGATCGATGCACCGCGAGGATACTTCGCGGAGGCACCGGGAAGAATGGCAGCGATATTCTCTGCGGCGGTGATGGCTAGAGCGAGGAAAGGATCTGGTGTGACGCACGTGTTCCTGCATGACATAAACCGGAAGGTGGAGAAGGTTTACGCGGAGGAGTTTTTATGCAGAAAGTATCTGGTAAAGGGCGTAGGTAGGCTATGGCATTTCGAAATACCGCCTGCAGCCAATGCGACCACCGCGGGTGGCGAATGGTTTTGCTAG